Proteins encoded together in one Marinithermus hydrothermalis DSM 14884 window:
- a CDS encoding GntR family transcriptional regulator: protein MKYKRIKDQLLQAIRAGRYTHALPSEPALARQYGVSRMTARRALEELVREGYALRVPGKGTFLAERRFSQGFFRVRPFYAYAAAQGARPATRLVSAGFAEAPEPVAQKLGTREAVCVRRMRYLDGTPVLFETRYLRRDLCAAVLEEDLEAESLHELLVQKLGLPLTRVWQRLEASELVGELARWFGLPSGFPAFRMERVTFTFETPVTWVEYFMRGDRYVFEDTFSPQAEAAGVGERAE from the coding sequence TTGAAGTACAAGCGGATCAAGGACCAGCTCTTACAAGCCATTCGCGCGGGCCGGTACACGCACGCGCTGCCCTCGGAGCCCGCGCTCGCCCGCCAGTACGGCGTGAGCCGCATGACCGCCCGCCGGGCCCTCGAGGAGCTCGTGCGCGAAGGGTACGCCCTGCGCGTCCCGGGCAAGGGCACCTTCCTCGCCGAGCGGCGGTTCAGCCAGGGGTTCTTCCGGGTGCGGCCCTTCTACGCGTACGCCGCGGCCCAAGGCGCCCGCCCCGCCACCCGCCTGGTCTCGGCAGGCTTCGCCGAGGCCCCCGAGCCCGTCGCCCAAAAGCTCGGCACGCGCGAGGCGGTGTGCGTTCGCCGGATGCGGTACCTGGACGGCACGCCCGTCCTCTTCGAGACGCGCTACCTCCGCCGCGACCTGTGCGCCGCGGTCCTCGAGGAGGACCTCGAGGCCGAGTCGCTGCACGAGCTGCTCGTGCAGAAGCTGGGGCTGCCCCTCACGCGGGTCTGGCAGCGGCTCGAGGCCAGCGAGCTCGTGGGGGAGCTCGCGCGTTGGTTCGGGTTGCCCTCGGGCTTCCCGGCCTTCCGCATGGAGCGGGTGACCTTCACCTTCGAGACGCCCGTGACGTGGGTGGAGTACTTCATGCGGGGGGACCGGTACGTGTTTGAGGACACGTTCTCCCCCCAGGCGGAGGCCGCCGGGGTGGGGGAGCGTGCCGAATGA
- the cas8b gene encoding type I-B CRISPR-associated protein Cas8b/Csh1: MIRELTRLGEAVLANDEAGVLEALIEDIGNLKPKRGNAPHLVVLNLSSEGRLEWRTEVLDPPRAEAYLWLGNPRANAPKVRVTTSNLAYLLGQTFYALTEDADTPPELRAYLERVFPKLFWHDPEARGGKRKYAYLLDAQKLGLDVDWPALRDLPPKQRPAQLAKALTALFDLPKQGVLYTLAIDGTPLAQLPAYRAYMLRKLVGELFEDAKDGVCHACGARTAVNAKFTHFKIKLFINDKLSFAYGLDAENWTKNHALCQRCYTRALSGERYLERHLSTRVLGTETLIVPHLDPTPLSQETLDALSALLRETTSSLERLESVPELLDRLEPHTRLPQLTLLFIRRAQSAVKLIEAVPEVEPSRIEAVLRAIGEANRHANTLFGAPRTGAWLPGLAALLDVLPLKHEQGAPHAAPALRVLRQILLGEPLSRPRLLREFLQVLRYIHRNNPGIYATRSCRAPGGYCPEIEDAIPRMTAFLHFLEALEMLEVNPMELDTKLPGYTEPIQTLGLDAPRTALFLLGVLLARVASEQYKRGKSKPVLEKVGYQGMPLEKVRRFALELFEKLTEYRRLDASSEVVFATATELLAQPRPWPLSDEENAFYILLGYGFETRRILNAGRKEKEDDHEAA, translated from the coding sequence GTGATTCGGGAACTCACGCGTTTAGGCGAAGCAGTGCTCGCCAACGACGAGGCTGGGGTGCTCGAGGCGCTCATCGAGGACATTGGAAACCTGAAACCCAAGCGGGGAAACGCCCCGCACCTGGTGGTCCTCAACCTAAGCTCGGAAGGCCGCCTGGAGTGGCGCACGGAGGTGCTGGACCCCCCGCGGGCCGAAGCGTACCTGTGGCTGGGTAACCCCCGCGCGAACGCCCCCAAGGTGCGCGTGACCACCTCCAATCTGGCGTACCTCCTGGGCCAGACCTTCTACGCCCTCACCGAGGACGCGGACACGCCCCCCGAGCTCCGCGCGTACCTGGAGCGCGTCTTCCCCAAGCTGTTCTGGCACGACCCCGAGGCTCGAGGCGGGAAGCGCAAGTACGCCTACCTGCTGGACGCCCAGAAGCTCGGGTTGGACGTGGATTGGCCCGCGCTCCGCGACCTTCCCCCCAAACAACGCCCCGCGCAGCTCGCGAAAGCCCTCACCGCCCTTTTCGACCTGCCTAAACAAGGGGTGCTCTACACCCTCGCCATCGACGGCACTCCCCTGGCTCAGCTGCCCGCGTACCGCGCGTACATGCTGCGCAAACTCGTCGGGGAGCTCTTCGAGGACGCCAAAGACGGGGTGTGCCACGCCTGCGGCGCGCGTACCGCGGTCAATGCTAAATTCACGCACTTCAAGATCAAGCTCTTCATCAACGACAAACTCAGCTTCGCCTACGGCCTCGACGCGGAGAACTGGACGAAGAACCACGCCCTGTGCCAACGGTGCTACACGCGCGCCCTGAGCGGCGAACGCTACCTGGAGCGCCACCTCTCCACCCGCGTGCTGGGGACGGAAACCCTGATCGTGCCGCACCTAGACCCCACGCCCCTCTCCCAAGAAACGCTCGACGCCCTCAGCGCGCTGCTGCGGGAGACCACCTCGAGCCTGGAACGGCTCGAGAGCGTACCCGAGCTCCTGGATCGTCTCGAGCCCCACACCCGCCTCCCCCAGCTCACCCTCCTCTTCATCCGGCGCGCCCAGTCCGCGGTGAAGCTCATCGAGGCTGTGCCTGAGGTCGAACCCTCCCGCATCGAAGCGGTCCTGCGAGCCATCGGCGAGGCCAACCGGCACGCGAACACCCTCTTCGGCGCGCCGCGCACCGGAGCGTGGCTGCCCGGCCTCGCGGCGCTCCTCGACGTGCTGCCCCTCAAGCACGAGCAGGGCGCTCCGCACGCCGCGCCTGCCCTGCGCGTGCTCCGCCAGATCCTCCTGGGGGAACCCCTGTCCCGCCCACGACTCCTGCGGGAGTTCCTCCAGGTTCTCCGGTACATCCACCGGAACAACCCCGGGATCTACGCCACCCGATCCTGCCGCGCGCCAGGCGGCTACTGCCCCGAGATCGAGGACGCAATCCCCAGGATGACGGCTTTCCTGCACTTCCTGGAAGCCCTCGAGATGCTGGAGGTGAACCCGATGGAGCTCGACACCAAACTACCCGGCTACACGGAACCCATCCAAACACTCGGGCTGGACGCCCCCCGCACGGCCCTCTTCCTCCTGGGCGTGCTGCTTGCCCGCGTCGCCAGCGAGCAGTACAAGCGGGGCAAGAGCAAACCGGTCCTGGAAAAGGTCGGGTACCAGGGGATGCCCCTGGAAAAAGTGCGGCGCTTCGCCCTTGAGCTCTTCGAGAAGCTCACGGAGTACCGCCGGCTCGACGCTTCCAGCGAGGTGGTCTTCGCCACCGCCACCGAACTCCTCGCGCAACCCCGCCCCTGGCCCCTCTCGGACGAGGAAAACGCCTTTTACATCCTGCTGGGTTACGGCTTCGAGACCCGCCGCATCCTGAACGCGGGCAGGAAGGAGAAGGAGGACGACCATGAAGCTGCTTGA
- the cas4 gene encoding CRISPR-associated protein Cas4 → MGAQGPVPVSGTLIWYYAICPREAWLMGHAIEPWQDHERLALGRLLHETAYPKARREITLPGMRIDLIRQEGTALVIGEVKLSRGAHHAHRLQLGYYLMRLEAEGLQAKGELRYPHERRVQSLTLDDTLRQDVQAALEGLHQLLTQPQPPALERNPYCASCAYYGFCWVEEA, encoded by the coding sequence ATGGGAGCTCAAGGACCAGTTCCTGTAAGCGGCACCCTGATCTGGTACTACGCCATCTGCCCCCGGGAAGCCTGGCTCATGGGGCACGCCATCGAACCCTGGCAGGACCATGAACGGCTCGCCCTCGGCCGGCTCCTCCACGAGACCGCCTACCCCAAGGCACGCCGCGAGATCACCCTGCCCGGCATGCGGATCGACCTCATCCGCCAGGAGGGAACCGCCCTCGTGATCGGCGAGGTCAAGCTCTCCCGGGGCGCGCACCACGCCCACCGGCTACAACTCGGGTACTACCTGATGCGCCTCGAGGCGGAAGGACTGCAAGCTAAGGGCGAGCTCCGCTACCCGCACGAGCGCCGCGTTCAGTCCCTCACGCTGGACGACACCCTCCGGCAAGACGTCCAAGCTGCTCTCGAAGGACTGCACCAACTCCTCACCCAACCCCAGCCGCCCGCGCTCGAGCGAAACCCCTACTGCGCTTCCTGCGCGTACTACGGGTTTTGCTGGGTGGAGGAAGCATGA
- a CDS encoding CRISPR-associated endonuclease Cas3'', with amino-acid sequence MLEARPGEPLLEHLVRVAELAERWAPPQLKAEARIAGRVHDLFKATPWFQRYLHAPPKEQAQLKAQYGERLHHAWAGAVFGAFVSAQRGHDALAVFLAVACHHGHLKTPTALLPNKRDLLTGRFTRLDALEAQIQAVLGWEEGAKLLEALDLKAAFLEFARTDKPRFLNDLRQRFAVTRGRYWAVTWLFSALIDADKHLAAGTPSPERVPLPERVPEPFLNEVKRGAPIDPLRERLYRAVQQRIREAPLDHLFPAALTLTAPTGAGKTLTLLNAALELRTRVQAERGHTPRIVYALPYINLIEQNHAVFEAAMRHAGIPAEHALLAHHHLSEARDEDDLTETEHRLLLTESWEAELIVTTFVQVIETLYGTHNRTLKKLHRLLNHTILILDEVQALPAEHWPLLRRLLTEFVKHGNTVILATATQPALLQDALELAPHLPDWPTRVHIRRAETPPTTPPNRSRLIVANTVARSLELYAQQKALGGEVHYLSTNLTPHDRAQRIALLKQKLPHTPLTLVATPIVEAGLDLDFREGWRELGPVDAVIQVAGRINRSGNRPPEPLYLLPETNMARVYGRVLAELARSFFNTFTEGSDHALTAHLPPYFAALEARLASAQATGFIEAMTHHRFCRSGYPRRCRDGCGPTNPEGCDVCCFSLIQEEMIRIPIFIEQNDEASEALAELEAALKEPDPTRKRARLRRVRPKLARYTINPIARIAAKNLPSPLFGREDYRLVRREELEAYYDEETGFVWELKDQFL; translated from the coding sequence ATGCTCGAGGCCCGGCCCGGCGAACCCCTCTTGGAGCACCTGGTGCGGGTGGCCGAGCTCGCGGAGCGCTGGGCGCCCCCCCAGCTCAAGGCGGAAGCCCGGATCGCCGGGCGGGTGCACGACCTCTTCAAGGCCACCCCGTGGTTCCAGCGGTACCTGCACGCCCCCCCAAAGGAACAAGCCCAACTCAAGGCCCAGTACGGGGAACGGCTCCACCACGCCTGGGCCGGCGCGGTCTTCGGAGCGTTCGTGAGCGCGCAGCGCGGGCACGACGCCCTCGCGGTCTTCCTCGCGGTGGCGTGCCACCACGGGCACCTCAAAACCCCCACCGCCCTCCTCCCCAACAAACGCGACCTCCTCACCGGCCGCTTCACCCGCCTGGACGCCCTCGAGGCCCAGATCCAAGCGGTATTGGGGTGGGAAGAAGGCGCAAAGCTCCTGGAAGCGCTCGACCTAAAAGCGGCCTTCCTCGAGTTCGCCCGCACCGACAAGCCGCGCTTCCTCAACGACCTCCGGCAGCGCTTCGCGGTCACGCGCGGACGGTACTGGGCAGTCACCTGGTTGTTCTCCGCCCTGATCGACGCGGACAAGCACCTAGCCGCCGGAACCCCCTCCCCCGAGCGCGTCCCGCTCCCCGAGCGCGTACCGGAACCCTTCCTGAACGAGGTCAAGCGAGGCGCCCCGATCGACCCCCTACGGGAACGGCTTTACCGCGCGGTCCAGCAACGCATCCGGGAAGCGCCCCTAGACCACCTCTTCCCCGCCGCCCTCACCCTCACCGCCCCAACCGGCGCGGGCAAGACGCTCACCCTCCTCAACGCCGCGCTCGAGCTCCGCACCCGGGTACAAGCAGAACGCGGGCACACGCCCCGCATCGTGTACGCCCTGCCCTACATCAACCTCATCGAACAAAACCACGCCGTCTTCGAGGCGGCCATGCGGCATGCGGGCATCCCCGCGGAACACGCCCTGCTCGCCCACCACCACCTGAGCGAAGCCCGGGATGAGGACGACCTCACCGAAACCGAGCACCGCCTCCTCCTCACCGAGTCCTGGGAGGCCGAACTCATCGTCACCACCTTCGTGCAGGTCATCGAGACGCTCTACGGGACGCATAACCGCACCCTCAAAAAACTCCACCGCCTCCTCAACCACACCATCCTCATCCTGGACGAAGTGCAAGCCCTGCCCGCCGAGCACTGGCCGCTCCTACGCCGCCTCCTCACGGAGTTCGTCAAGCACGGAAACACCGTCATCCTCGCGACCGCCACCCAACCCGCCCTGCTCCAGGACGCCCTGGAGCTCGCGCCCCACCTCCCGGACTGGCCCACCCGCGTGCACATCCGCCGCGCCGAAACGCCCCCCACCACCCCCCCCAACCGCTCCCGCCTCATCGTGGCGAACACCGTCGCCCGCTCCCTCGAGCTTTACGCCCAACAAAAAGCCCTCGGCGGAGAGGTGCACTACCTCTCCACGAACCTCACCCCCCACGACCGCGCCCAACGCATCGCGCTCCTCAAGCAAAAACTCCCCCACACCCCCCTCACCCTCGTCGCCACCCCCATCGTGGAGGCCGGCCTCGACCTGGACTTCAGGGAAGGCTGGCGTGAACTCGGCCCGGTCGACGCCGTCATCCAAGTCGCGGGGCGCATCAACCGCTCCGGCAACCGTCCCCCCGAACCCCTCTACCTCCTCCCCGAAACCAACATGGCGCGCGTCTACGGACGGGTCCTCGCCGAACTCGCCCGAAGCTTCTTCAACACCTTCACCGAAGGCAGCGACCACGCGCTCACCGCACACCTCCCCCCGTACTTCGCGGCCCTCGAGGCCCGCCTGGCCTCCGCGCAAGCCACGGGGTTCATCGAGGCCATGACCCACCACCGCTTCTGCCGCAGCGGCTACCCCCGGCGCTGCCGGGACGGGTGCGGCCCCACAAACCCCGAAGGGTGCGACGTCTGCTGCTTCTCCCTCATCCAAGAGGAGATGATCCGCATCCCGATCTTCATCGAGCAAAACGACGAAGCGAGCGAAGCCCTCGCCGAGCTCGAGGCCGCCCTCAAGGAACCCGACCCCACCCGGAAACGCGCCCGGCTACGCCGGGTCCGCCCGAAACTCGCCCGCTACACCATCAACCCCATCGCGCGCATCGCGGCCAAGAACCTTCCCAGCCCGCTCTTCGGACGCGAGGACTACCGCCTGGTGCGCCGCGAGGAGCTCGAGGCCTACTACGACGAGGAAACCGGGTTCGTATGGGAGCTCAAGGACCAGTTCCTGTAA
- the cas6 gene encoding CRISPR-associated endoribonuclease Cas6, whose translation MHQVTVWLRPSEPVLLPFTYREELQGLVYRRLPEKLSRWLHDEGLPTQRGRFKPFVFSRLTGKLRPQPAFKALLATGPVAFHLASPLPEVAQGFAQGLLTQPRVRLHKARFTLEELTLSEVPLPQTPALLEARAPITVYRKENGQRRYYTPFEPEFAALVLENLRAKAQALNRETSGTLHLEPVGVTPRHKKIERFRRMIIEGWMGRYRLTAPPEILWVALTAGLGALGSQGFGYVEVVS comes from the coding sequence GTGCATCAAGTCACCGTGTGGCTGAGGCCTTCGGAGCCCGTCCTCCTGCCGTTCACCTACCGGGAGGAGCTGCAAGGCCTGGTCTACCGCCGCCTCCCCGAGAAGCTCAGCCGCTGGCTGCACGACGAGGGTCTCCCCACCCAACGGGGACGGTTCAAGCCGTTCGTCTTCTCCCGCCTCACCGGAAAGCTGCGCCCCCAGCCAGCGTTCAAAGCCCTCCTCGCGACCGGCCCCGTCGCGTTCCACCTGGCCTCGCCGCTGCCCGAGGTGGCCCAGGGGTTCGCTCAGGGGCTGCTCACCCAACCCAGGGTGCGGCTCCACAAGGCCCGCTTCACCCTGGAGGAACTCACCCTATCCGAGGTGCCCCTCCCCCAAACCCCCGCCCTCCTCGAGGCCCGCGCCCCCATCACGGTGTACCGCAAGGAGAACGGGCAGCGCAGGTACTACACCCCCTTCGAGCCCGAGTTCGCCGCGCTCGTCCTGGAAAACCTGCGCGCCAAAGCCCAGGCCCTAAACCGCGAAACGTCGGGCACGCTGCACCTCGAGCCCGTGGGGGTGACCCCCCGCCACAAGAAGATCGAGCGGTTCCGGCGGATGATCATCGAGGGATGGATGGGCCGGTACCGGCTCACGGCCCCGCCCGAGATCCTCTGGGTCGCGCTCACCGCGGGGCTCGGCGCGCTGGGCAGCCAAGGCTTCGGGTACGTGGAGGTGGTCTCGTGA
- the cas7b gene encoding type I-B CRISPR-associated protein Cas7/Csh2 — MKLLDGEILFLYDAKMTNPNGDPDEENKPRMDYATSRALVSDVRLKRYLRDYWLSQGRDVWVRTLNERTVSADQRLRDLQETHQREAKDREFVPWLLDRLIDVRLFGATMPIKARENESRGSGLTFTGPVQFTWGYSLHPVEIMDSSTISSTFAGRENEHGTFGKDWRIYYGLIAFMGRVSTRRGQTTHLQETDLDALEEALLKAIPAEAVTRSKFGQTPRLYLHVRYREGAYPFPPVGDLRDQVRFLPSEGLEPRKVRAVGDYRLDLTPLTEALRPHASRIEEVRLWVHPELRVQGLEGLPHLHTL, encoded by the coding sequence ATGAAGCTGCTTGACGGCGAGATCCTGTTCCTCTACGACGCGAAGATGACGAACCCCAACGGCGACCCGGACGAGGAGAACAAACCGCGCATGGACTACGCCACCTCGCGAGCCCTGGTCTCCGACGTGCGCCTGAAGCGCTACCTCCGGGACTACTGGCTGAGCCAAGGCCGGGACGTCTGGGTGCGCACCCTGAACGAACGCACCGTCAGCGCCGACCAGCGGCTCAGAGACCTCCAAGAAACCCACCAGCGTGAAGCCAAGGACCGCGAGTTCGTGCCGTGGCTGCTCGACCGCCTGATCGACGTGCGCCTCTTCGGGGCCACCATGCCGATCAAAGCCCGGGAGAACGAAAGCCGGGGGAGCGGCCTCACCTTCACGGGACCGGTGCAGTTCACGTGGGGGTACTCCCTCCACCCCGTGGAGATCATGGACTCCTCCACCATCTCCTCGACCTTCGCCGGACGAGAAAACGAGCACGGCACCTTCGGCAAGGACTGGCGGATCTACTACGGGCTCATCGCCTTCATGGGACGGGTCTCAACCCGCCGCGGCCAAACCACCCACTTACAGGAAACCGACCTGGACGCCCTCGAGGAAGCCCTCCTCAAAGCCATCCCCGCCGAAGCAGTAACGCGCAGCAAGTTCGGCCAGACGCCCCGCCTCTACCTCCACGTCCGCTACCGCGAAGGCGCGTACCCCTTCCCGCCCGTGGGGGACCTCCGCGACCAGGTGCGCTTCCTCCCGAGCGAAGGCCTCGAGCCCCGCAAGGTACGCGCGGTAGGGGATTACCGTCTGGACCTCACCCCCCTGACCGAAGCGTTACGGCCGCACGCGTCCCGGATCGAAGAGGTCCGGCTCTGGGTGCACCCCGAACTCCGCGTGCAGGGCCTCGAGGGCCTGCCCCACCTGCACACGCTCTAG